In Candidatus Bathyarchaeota archaeon A05DMB-5, a single genomic region encodes these proteins:
- the pyrH gene encoding UMP kinase, whose translation MRVVLRIGGSVVASPLNSDLISKYVGLLKDLRKKGHEVAVVVGGGTLAREFIKAAKELGLKEEAQDEVAISVSRLYAQLFLKALGKLGCENVPLTVEDAVECVSEGKIAVMGGLKPGMTTDTVAALIAEKANASLLVKATDQEGVYDKDPRKYADAVKLEHLKFKDLSHVLAENKHKAGIHQIIDPEAIKILGRKKIRMIVLNGFKPENVLTAINGKHIGTLIE comes from the coding sequence ATGCGTGTCGTGTTAAGAATTGGCGGTTCAGTTGTTGCTTCTCCGTTGAATTCCGACCTAATCAGCAAATACGTAGGTTTATTGAAAGACTTGCGTAAAAAGGGACATGAAGTGGCAGTTGTTGTTGGCGGCGGCACCTTAGCCAGAGAATTCATTAAAGCCGCAAAAGAGTTGGGCTTGAAAGAAGAGGCGCAGGACGAGGTTGCCATTTCCGTTTCACGGCTTTACGCGCAACTTTTCCTTAAGGCGCTTGGAAAGTTAGGCTGTGAAAATGTTCCCTTAACGGTTGAGGATGCTGTAGAATGCGTGAGCGAAGGGAAAATTGCGGTCATGGGCGGTTTGAAGCCCGGCATGACAACGGACACTGTTGCAGCTTTAATCGCCGAAAAAGCAAATGCGAGTTTGTTGGTTAAGGCTACCGACCAGGAGGGCGTGTATGATAAAGACCCGAGGAAATACGCAGACGCTGTTAAGCTTGAGCATTTAAAGTTTAAGGATTTGTCACATGTGCTTGCTGAAAATAAGCATAAGGCGGGGATACACCAAATCATTGACCCGGAAGCGATTAAGATTTTAGGGCGCAAGAAAATTAGGATGATTGTCTTGAACGGCTTTAAACCCGAAAATGTTTTGACTGCAATTAATGGTAAGCATATTGGAACGTTAATAGAGTAA
- a CDS encoding PadR family transcriptional regulator, with the protein MRPFGRHWMKHTALVPKGFIRYQVLELLSEKPMSGSEIMDEIEKRTDGRWRPSPGSIYPLLSWLQDNGYVKELSVEENGMKRYTLTDKGKKLLEEQRQIKMKFRKEVRFMPPPFLGALWFRIPPEKTTQLRKSMHRVFSAFFELGSNLETKFSEKALEEVQKILDETAEKIEELNKKLERKPDE; encoded by the coding sequence ATGCGTCCCTTTGGAAGACACTGGATGAAACACACAGCACTTGTTCCAAAAGGCTTCATACGCTATCAAGTCCTTGAATTATTAAGCGAAAAACCCATGTCTGGTTCAGAAATAATGGACGAAATTGAAAAGAGGACGGATGGGCGTTGGAGACCGAGCCCCGGTTCGATTTATCCGCTTTTGTCATGGTTGCAGGATAACGGTTACGTGAAAGAGTTGTCAGTTGAAGAAAATGGCATGAAACGTTACACGCTTACTGATAAAGGCAAAAAACTCCTCGAAGAACAGCGACAGATAAAGATGAAATTCAGAAAAGAAGTGCGTTTTATGCCGCCGCCTTTCTTAGGTGCCTTATGGTTCCGCATTCCGCCGGAAAAAACCACTCAATTGCGCAAGTCTATGCATAGAGTTTTTTCCGCCTTCTTCGAGCTTGGAAGCAATTTAGAGACAAAGTTTTCTGAAAAAGCCTTGGAAGAAGTTCAGAAAATTTTGGATGAAACAGCAGAAAAAATTGAAGAGTTAAACAAAAAATTGGAGAGGAAACCCGATGAGTGA